The Methanocella arvoryzae MRE50 genome includes a region encoding these proteins:
- a CDS encoding glycosyltransferase — protein MKIAIFHDHFSFIGGGEKLVLTMARHLGADVISTDVDRRLIELMGFGDVKVISLGRLCRTPPLRQIQSTIKFASCDFRKQYDFFIFSGNWAHHASNKHKPNLFYCHTPVRAFYDQRDTMAKSMNPVARIAFLGWTAAHSWLDRRSVRRVDRIACNSQNTAGRIKKYLSRDATVIYPPVDTSRYRYICDDGFWLSVNRLYPEKRIEVQIEAFRRMPEEKLVIIGNCGVGDHSVEYAAGLKKDLPPNVTVISDVAEEQLIDYYGRCRGLIITAADEDFGMTVIEAMAAGKPVIAVAEGGYLETIADGVTGKFIECIPEDIVRSVKDAGRGWTWSQDECKKRSEAYDTSKFICACREAINRLE, from the coding sequence ATGAAGATCGCCATATTTCACGACCATTTCTCCTTCATAGGCGGAGGGGAGAAGCTCGTGCTCACTATGGCCAGGCATCTTGGCGCAGACGTCATCTCTACGGACGTCGACCGCCGGCTGATCGAGCTAATGGGGTTCGGGGACGTGAAGGTGATCAGCCTCGGGCGGTTGTGTCGCACTCCGCCGCTGCGGCAGATCCAGTCGACGATCAAGTTTGCATCGTGCGACTTTCGGAAGCAGTATGACTTCTTCATCTTCAGCGGCAACTGGGCGCACCACGCCTCTAACAAGCATAAGCCAAACCTGTTCTACTGTCATACTCCTGTGAGGGCTTTCTATGATCAGCGGGATACGATGGCGAAGTCTATGAATCCTGTCGCCAGAATAGCGTTTCTGGGGTGGACGGCAGCCCATAGCTGGCTGGACAGGAGATCTGTCCGCAGGGTCGACCGGATTGCCTGCAACAGCCAGAATACGGCAGGGCGGATTAAAAAGTATCTCAGCAGGGATGCCACGGTGATTTATCCTCCGGTGGATACTTCGAGGTACAGGTATATCTGCGACGATGGCTTCTGGCTCTCGGTAAACCGGCTCTATCCCGAGAAGCGGATCGAGGTGCAGATAGAGGCTTTCAGAAGGATGCCGGAGGAAAAGCTGGTCATCATCGGCAATTGCGGGGTGGGGGATCACTCTGTGGAATATGCGGCAGGATTGAAGAAGGATCTGCCACCGAATGTCACGGTGATCAGCGATGTGGCGGAGGAGCAGTTGATCGACTACTACGGGCGGTGCCGGGGGCTGATTATCACAGCAGCTGATGAGGATTTCGGTATGACTGTAATAGAAGCGATGGCAGCGGGAAAGCCAGTAATCGCTGTAGCTGAAGGCGGTTATCTTGAGACTATCGCAGATGGTGTAACCGGAAAGTTTATTGAATGCATCCCCGAGGATATCGTGCGCTCGGTCAAAGATGCAGGCAGGGGCTGGACGTGGTCGCAGGACGAATGCAAGAAACGCAGCGAAGCGTATGACACGTCAAAATTTATATGTGCATGCCGAGAGGCTATTAACAGGCTTGAGTGA
- a CDS encoding glycosyltransferase family 4 protein: METMNICVATYKLFEGNGIDVSVIQFAKELARKHNVKVLAVDASDSIKDLNVQRLPANRPGKMRQIAADIDQQKFDLISTHYTPFDMVASLCRTPHFLHDPGVPPVTTTRKPSDVYLWSLVNTARIISARKARVVLPISQYLAAEFRKKYLYRGRTEILPYCIDFPEHVPQPVDLPFEKYVLYVGRHTHYKSVHDLIDIFAEARKEIGDDVHLVTIGLGEPRYMEILKQKAARAGNVHIMGFVPDIWPYYAGASVYATCSRWEGQDRPVIEAQYAGKPVVSFNNCSHPEVVAYGTLAWNRSEFKDALVKYLTTEPAGSGASAEMVQRYAPARMADNFTSIVKQAVGENGT; this comes from the coding sequence ATGGAAACGATGAACATCTGTGTGGCTACGTACAAGCTGTTTGAGGGTAATGGCATCGACGTATCTGTCATACAGTTCGCCAAAGAACTCGCACGCAAGCACAATGTTAAAGTGCTGGCCGTCGATGCCAGCGATAGCATCAAAGACCTTAATGTTCAGCGTTTACCTGCTAACCGGCCTGGTAAAATGAGGCAAATCGCGGCAGACATCGATCAGCAGAAGTTCGATCTGATCTCGACGCATTATACTCCGTTCGACATGGTGGCATCGCTTTGCCGGACGCCTCATTTCCTGCATGACCCCGGGGTGCCTCCGGTAACGACGACGAGGAAACCCTCCGATGTATACTTGTGGTCGCTGGTTAACACTGCAAGGATCATCTCTGCCAGAAAAGCCCGGGTCGTACTGCCCATATCGCAGTACCTTGCAGCCGAGTTCAGGAAAAAATATCTGTACCGGGGCAGAACAGAGATTCTGCCGTACTGCATTGATTTTCCTGAGCATGTTCCGCAGCCGGTTGACCTTCCGTTCGAGAAGTACGTGCTGTACGTGGGAAGGCATACGCATTACAAAAGCGTTCACGATTTGATCGACATCTTTGCCGAAGCCAGAAAAGAGATCGGCGACGATGTACACCTGGTGACGATCGGGCTCGGGGAGCCTCGTTATATGGAGATTCTAAAGCAGAAGGCGGCCAGGGCGGGCAATGTTCATATTATGGGGTTCGTGCCGGATATCTGGCCTTATTATGCGGGGGCGAGTGTTTATGCGACTTGCTCCCGGTGGGAAGGTCAGGACCGGCCCGTGATCGAGGCGCAGTATGCGGGTAAACCGGTGGTGTCTTTCAATAATTGCTCTCATCCTGAAGTGGTGGCATATGGTACGCTCGCATGGAACAGGTCTGAGTTTAAAGATGCGCTTGTGAAGTATCTGACGACGGAACCCGCCGGCTCCGGGGCGAGCGCTGAGATGGTACAACGGTATGCGCCGGCGAGGATGGCGGACAACTTCACGAGTATCGTGAAGCAGGCGGTGGGCGAAAATGGCACGTAA
- a CDS encoding glycosyltransferase family 4 protein: MARKRIAIVVQRYGPEVLGGSESLARSLAHLLSDVYDIDVLTTCAKDYVTWKNEFPAGESMDGPVRVLRFKVDRQRSKWFNIYNALMLKVPHTRWMEELWMRMQGPYSSDFLNYLDAAADNYQAFIFMTYMYGTTYYGSKKVKGRYLLVPTAHDEPFIRFRFFQETFGSSRHVVCLTDEELVLVKKNFRLRDDRLSVIGVPIGECLGDSRSAVEKYGITGNFIAYIGRIDVMKGVDTLVKYFNRYASESDSELSLVLCGSGPLKIPSSEKIYQLGFIPEADKFGIMHAALATVQPSRYESYSISVIESMACSTPVLVNGECAVLKGHCEKSGGGMTFFSYEDFKSSMDRLINDADLRQRMSLLGIAYVNENYSCDVVGKKYISLLDGLTTKP, translated from the coding sequence ATGGCACGTAAGAGGATCGCTATCGTTGTTCAGCGGTATGGGCCTGAAGTCCTTGGGGGCTCGGAGAGCCTGGCCAGATCACTGGCTCATCTGCTGTCCGACGTATATGATATCGATGTGCTCACGACGTGTGCGAAGGACTATGTTACCTGGAAAAATGAGTTTCCCGCCGGAGAGTCTATGGATGGGCCGGTCAGGGTTTTGCGGTTTAAAGTGGACCGGCAGCGGAGTAAGTGGTTTAATATCTATAATGCGCTGATGCTAAAGGTGCCTCACACCAGGTGGATGGAAGAGCTGTGGATGAGGATGCAGGGGCCTTATTCCTCAGATTTTTTAAACTATCTTGATGCAGCTGCTGATAACTATCAAGCTTTCATCTTCATGACCTACATGTACGGGACAACCTACTACGGTTCGAAAAAAGTTAAAGGCCGTTATTTACTCGTACCGACCGCCCACGATGAGCCGTTTATCAGGTTCAGGTTCTTCCAGGAGACTTTCGGAAGCAGCCGGCATGTAGTGTGCTTGACCGATGAAGAATTGGTGCTTGTCAAGAAAAATTTCAGGCTCCGAGACGACCGATTATCAGTCATCGGAGTGCCGATAGGCGAATGCCTCGGAGACTCCCGGAGCGCTGTAGAAAAATATGGTATAACAGGAAACTTCATCGCATATATTGGCAGAATCGATGTCATGAAGGGCGTGGATACGCTGGTGAAATACTTTAACCGCTATGCGTCCGAAAGCGACTCAGAGCTAAGTCTTGTTCTCTGTGGCAGCGGTCCGCTCAAAATTCCCTCTTCTGAAAAGATATATCAACTGGGTTTCATACCTGAAGCTGATAAATTTGGTATTATGCATGCGGCTCTCGCCACCGTACAGCCCTCTCGCTATGAGAGCTATTCAATATCTGTTATTGAATCTATGGCTTGCAGTACACCAGTACTTGTGAATGGTGAATGTGCTGTGCTGAAAGGGCACTGTGAGAAAAGCGGTGGCGGAATGACGTTTTTTTCATACGAGGATTTTAAAAGCTCTATGGATCGGCTGATAAATGATGCTGACTTAAGGCAGAGAATGTCATTGCTGGGTATTGCATATGTTAATGAGAATTATTCGTGCGATGTAGTGGGGAAAAAATATATATCGCTGCTTGACGGTCTTACAACTAAGCCATAG